In Neosynechococcus sphagnicola sy1, the genomic stretch AGCCCCTTTGCTGCCAAGGTGTTGATCACGGTGCGCGATGAACGCATCCGTCTGACCACCGAAGCCGAACTCAGTCGCATTGTTGAGGATGTTAATCAGTATTTGGAGCGCGTTGGTTGAGATGGCAGCCGCCCCTAAAGAGCAGCAACATCCCCAAGAAAGCGGCGATCGCCAGATTGTGAATACCCTGAAGACCGGGGAACCCAGTGACTATAACCTGGCAGAGTTAGCCCGGTTGCGGGTGCGTTACCGTGGCTTTCCTGGAGCCAAGAGCATTCAGGCCGATCTAGATCAAGTGCTCCAGCGTTGGCAATTAACGGAAGCGGAATTGTTCGAGCAAACACGCCAGATTCATGGGAATACACCCATTTACAAAGGCCGTAGCAATAAGCGCTTCGATGACGACTGGGTTTAACTCCCTCCCCGC encodes the following:
- a CDS encoding DUF3288 family protein; amino-acid sequence: MAAAPKEQQHPQESGDRQIVNTLKTGEPSDYNLAELARLRVRYRGFPGAKSIQADLDQVLQRWQLTEAELFEQTRQIHGNTPIYKGRSNKRFDDDWV